The following proteins come from a genomic window of Methylorubrum populi:
- the ptsP gene encoding phosphoenolpyruvate--protein phosphotransferase, which yields MLALTPTFSPQRTGPRLLVRLGAAPASKEAAIREAAGLLTAAGCIDGAYGESMLRREGVANTYLGHGVVIPHGMVDDRHLVRESGLAVMQIPGGLEWHDGQTAHLVVAIAAQSDTHITVLRRLTRLIQDEARLEQLRTTGSEADIAAALTEDAAAPAAAGPATDLRQRFDWTVDYPTGLHARPAAHWVETARALPARIQVRHGDAVADAKNLIALLQLGLRCGDEVTISAEGDDEAGALAKICAAVTGLSAGEKAAAQRAAEAAAKAAAPVAGWNPTDAPRVMAGIGASPGLAIGPIHVLAAAEIAVPDEPEPLTSGADRLHRALATTGGQLKALADDTERRLGKADAGIFRAQGELIADTDLITLACQLMVEGHGVAFAWNAAVERMAGQLSALGNPVLAARAADLRDVGRRVLAQIDPALKSGHDLPDVPCILIAPDLAPSDTAGLDPARVIGLATAQGGPTSHTAILARTLGIPAMVAGGPALLALANHTLAILDGTTGRLYLDPSEADIASASAWQARQREQAEAEARERAMPAQTRDGHRIAIGANVNNPEQVPLALDQGAEGVGLMRTEFLFLERGDTPSEDDQYVTYSAMLRALAGRPLIVRTLDIGGDKQVAHLHLPKEENPFLGVRGARLLLRRPDLMEPQLRALYRAAKDHVPADAPRGKDAPLSIMMPMITSVPEVLRLREICEGIREEIGAPEVPLGIMIEVPAAAIQADVLARHCDFFSIGTNDLTQYTLAIDRQNTDLAPEADSLHPAVLRLIRLTCEGAARHGRFVGVCGGIAGDPFGASLLAGLGVHELSMTPRDLPGVKARLRACDMAELKALAAQACAQEDAASVRALDEAATGA from the coding sequence ATGCTCGCGCTGACGCCGACATTTTCGCCCCAACGCACCGGACCGCGGCTGCTGGTCCGCCTCGGCGCCGCGCCCGCGAGCAAGGAGGCCGCGATCCGCGAGGCCGCCGGGCTGCTCACCGCCGCCGGCTGCATCGACGGCGCCTACGGCGAGAGCATGCTACGCCGGGAGGGGGTGGCGAACACCTATCTCGGCCACGGCGTCGTGATTCCGCACGGCATGGTCGACGACCGGCATCTGGTGCGCGAGAGCGGGCTCGCCGTGATGCAGATCCCCGGCGGCCTCGAATGGCACGACGGCCAGACCGCGCATCTCGTGGTCGCCATCGCCGCGCAGTCGGACACGCACATCACCGTCCTGCGCCGCCTCACCCGCCTGATCCAGGACGAGGCGCGCCTCGAACAGCTCCGCACCACGGGCAGCGAGGCGGACATCGCCGCGGCGCTGACCGAGGATGCCGCCGCGCCGGCCGCGGCTGGCCCCGCCACCGACCTGCGCCAGCGCTTCGACTGGACCGTTGATTACCCGACCGGCCTGCATGCGCGCCCCGCCGCGCACTGGGTCGAGACCGCCCGCGCGCTGCCGGCCCGCATCCAGGTACGCCACGGCGATGCGGTGGCGGATGCCAAGAACCTGATCGCGCTGCTGCAGCTCGGCCTGCGCTGCGGCGACGAGGTGACGATCTCGGCTGAGGGCGACGACGAGGCCGGGGCGCTGGCCAAGATCTGCGCCGCGGTGACAGGCTTGAGCGCCGGCGAGAAGGCCGCCGCCCAGCGCGCGGCGGAGGCCGCGGCCAAGGCGGCCGCCCCGGTGGCCGGCTGGAACCCCACGGACGCGCCGCGGGTGATGGCCGGCATCGGCGCCAGCCCCGGCCTCGCCATCGGCCCGATCCACGTGCTGGCGGCGGCCGAGATCGCGGTGCCCGACGAGCCCGAGCCGCTCACCTCCGGCGCCGACCGGCTGCACCGGGCGCTCGCGACCACGGGCGGCCAGCTCAAGGCGCTGGCCGACGACACTGAGCGGCGCCTCGGCAAGGCCGATGCCGGCATCTTCCGGGCGCAGGGCGAGCTGATCGCCGACACCGACCTGATCACCCTGGCCTGCCAGCTCATGGTCGAGGGCCACGGCGTGGCCTTCGCCTGGAACGCGGCGGTGGAGCGGATGGCGGGCCAGCTCTCGGCGCTCGGCAACCCGGTGCTCGCCGCCCGCGCCGCCGACCTGCGCGATGTCGGCCGCCGGGTTCTGGCGCAGATCGATCCGGCGCTGAAGAGCGGCCACGACCTGCCGGACGTGCCCTGCATCCTGATCGCGCCCGACCTCGCCCCCTCCGACACCGCCGGCCTCGACCCCGCCCGCGTCATCGGGCTCGCCACTGCGCAGGGCGGGCCGACCTCGCACACCGCGATCCTGGCGCGGACGCTGGGCATTCCGGCCATGGTCGCGGGCGGGCCGGCCCTGCTGGCGCTCGCCAACCACACGCTCGCCATCCTCGACGGCACCACCGGCCGTCTCTACCTCGACCCGAGCGAGGCCGACATCGCCTCGGCGAGCGCGTGGCAGGCACGCCAGCGCGAGCAGGCCGAGGCCGAGGCGCGGGAGCGGGCGATGCCGGCGCAGACCCGTGACGGTCACCGCATCGCCATCGGCGCCAACGTCAACAACCCGGAGCAGGTGCCGCTGGCTCTGGATCAGGGCGCGGAGGGCGTCGGCCTGATGCGCACCGAGTTCCTGTTCCTGGAGCGGGGCGATACCCCGTCCGAGGACGACCAGTACGTGACCTATTCGGCGATGCTGAGGGCGCTCGCCGGCCGTCCGCTCATCGTGCGCACCCTCGATATCGGCGGCGACAAGCAGGTCGCCCATCTCCACCTGCCGAAAGAGGAGAACCCCTTCCTCGGCGTGCGCGGCGCCCGCCTGCTGCTGCGCCGGCCCGATCTGATGGAGCCGCAGCTGCGCGCCCTCTACCGCGCCGCCAAGGACCACGTGCCGGCCGACGCGCCGCGGGGCAAGGACGCGCCGCTCTCGATCATGATGCCGATGATTACCTCGGTCCCCGAGGTGCTGCGGCTCCGTGAGATCTGCGAGGGGATCCGGGAAGAGATCGGCGCGCCGGAGGTGCCGCTCGGCATCATGATCGAGGTGCCCGCCGCCGCGATCCAGGCCGACGTGCTCGCCCGGCACTGCGACTTCTTCTCGATCGGCACCAACGACCTCACCCAGTACACGCTCGCCATCGACCGCCAGAACACCGACCTCGCTCCGGAGGCCGACTCGCTCCACCCGGCGGTGCTGCGGCTGATCCGCCTCACCTGTGAGGGCGCCGCCCGGCACGGGCGCTTCGTCGGCGTCTGCGGCGGCATCGCGGGCGATCCGTTCGGCGCCTCCCTGCTGGCGGGGCTCGGCGTGCACGAATTGTCGATGACGCCCCGTGACCTGCCCGGCGTGAAGGCGCGGCTGCGGGCCTGCGACATGGCCGAACTGAAGGCGCTCGCGGCGCAGGCCTGCGCCCAGGAGGACGCGGCTTCGGTGCGCGCCCTCGACGAAGCCGCGACCGGAGCCTGA
- a CDS encoding efflux RND transporter permease subunit has translation MNGIVALALRQRPLVILAFVLFVVGGLAAFQNLNIEAYPDPTPPMVDVVTQTDGLSAEEIERYVTIPIERITSGMPNLRQVRTISLYGLSDVKLQFGFEFDYLQAEQQVLNRLQQLDPLPAGAKPTISPISPIGEIFRYKLTAPPGYSVLDLRTLQEWVLKKRFRAVPGVIDAIGWGGKTKTIELSVDLDRLMAYGLTLSNVVKTLNDSNLNVGGNRVAIGGQSAVVRAVGLIRDVDDINGTVLTQVGGAPVLVKDIATVTIGHQPRLGIAGMNDEDDIVQGIVLMRRGEKSTPSIEAVKAEVAKIEAAGILPPGVKIERIYDRADLIAVTTHTVLHNMVVGILLILVIQWLFLGNLRSALIVVATIPFALFFAVVILVARDESANLLSVGALDFGLIVDGTVIMVEAIFRRLSGHGIPGYPPPGLDAKSGRIALAAGDVSRSIFFAAAIIVTGFLPLFTLTGVEGHIFGPMATTYAYALLGGLIATFTVTPALAAYLLPAHIEEKETILVRVLDRLYRPAVRAALGARLVTVACVALIAVGVGLAARNLGSEFLPKLEEGNLWVRATMPATISLRESNGYVNEMRKIIAQIPEVERVVSQHGRPDDGTDAAGFFNAEFFAPMKPLDQWRPGMDKEALTEEMLHKLQAAFPGVDFNLSQYLQDNVAEAVSGIKGENSFKIFGPDLQTLTDTAKQVQRVLATIHGVEDLAVFQSLGQPTIEIDVDRVRAARYGLTPGDINTTVRTAIGGDSAGDLYDPGSERHYPIMVRLQPQFRQSIEAIANLRIAGQSPANGAPVQFPLSAVARVELVSGPAYIYREAQERYLPVKFSVRGRDLGSTIEEARTRVANEVKLPPGYRLELVGEFNNMKGAIARLSVTVPIAIGIIAILLFMNFSSVVDSALALSVIPMAMAGGILALSLTGTSFSVSAAIGFIALLGIAVMDGIIVLSSYNGLLAAGVERVPAMLRTCYTQMRPVVMTCVVAGVGLLPAAFSTGVGSQVQKPLALVVVGGMALAPLLILLVLPVLILTFSRRKPAVHSEASDRVAAAQAHSPAGAH, from the coding sequence ATGAACGGCATCGTCGCGCTCGCGCTCCGGCAACGGCCCCTCGTCATCCTCGCCTTCGTGCTGTTCGTGGTCGGCGGGCTGGCCGCCTTCCAGAACCTCAACATCGAGGCCTATCCCGACCCGACCCCGCCGATGGTCGATGTCGTGACCCAGACCGACGGCCTCTCGGCCGAGGAGATCGAGCGCTACGTCACGATCCCGATCGAGCGCATCACCTCGGGCATGCCGAACCTGAGACAGGTGCGCACGATCTCGCTCTACGGCCTGTCCGACGTGAAGCTGCAATTCGGCTTCGAGTTCGACTACCTCCAGGCCGAGCAGCAGGTCCTGAACCGCCTGCAGCAGCTCGATCCGCTGCCGGCCGGGGCCAAGCCCACCATCTCGCCGATCAGCCCGATCGGCGAGATCTTCCGCTACAAGCTCACGGCCCCTCCGGGCTACAGTGTGCTCGACCTGCGCACGCTGCAGGAATGGGTGCTGAAGAAGCGCTTCCGCGCGGTGCCGGGCGTGATCGACGCCATCGGCTGGGGCGGCAAGACCAAGACCATCGAGCTGTCGGTCGATCTCGACCGTCTGATGGCCTACGGCCTGACCCTGTCGAACGTGGTCAAGACCCTCAACGACAGCAACCTCAATGTCGGCGGCAACCGCGTCGCCATCGGCGGCCAGTCGGCGGTGGTGCGCGCGGTCGGCCTGATCCGCGACGTGGACGACATCAACGGCACGGTGCTGACCCAAGTCGGTGGTGCCCCGGTGCTGGTGAAGGACATCGCCACCGTCACCATCGGCCATCAGCCCCGGCTCGGCATCGCCGGCATGAACGACGAGGACGACATCGTCCAGGGCATCGTCCTGATGCGCCGCGGCGAGAAGAGCACGCCGTCGATCGAGGCGGTGAAGGCGGAGGTCGCCAAGATCGAGGCCGCCGGTATCCTGCCGCCCGGCGTGAAGATCGAGCGCATCTACGACCGCGCCGACTTGATCGCGGTGACGACCCACACCGTGCTGCACAACATGGTGGTCGGCATCCTGCTGATCCTCGTGATCCAGTGGCTGTTCCTCGGCAACCTGCGCTCGGCCCTCATCGTCGTGGCGACGATCCCCTTCGCCCTGTTCTTCGCCGTCGTCATCCTCGTGGCGCGCGACGAGTCCGCCAACCTCCTCTCGGTCGGCGCGCTGGATTTCGGCCTCATCGTCGACGGCACCGTCATCATGGTCGAGGCGATCTTCCGGCGCCTGTCCGGCCACGGCATCCCCGGCTACCCACCGCCGGGGCTCGACGCGAAATCGGGGCGCATCGCGCTCGCTGCGGGCGACGTCAGCCGCTCGATCTTCTTCGCCGCGGCGATCATCGTCACCGGCTTCCTGCCGCTCTTCACCCTCACCGGCGTCGAGGGCCACATCTTCGGGCCGATGGCGACGACCTACGCCTACGCCCTGCTCGGCGGATTGATCGCCACCTTCACGGTCACGCCCGCGCTCGCGGCCTATCTGCTGCCGGCTCATATCGAGGAGAAGGAGACGATCCTCGTCCGTGTCCTCGACCGGCTCTACCGCCCGGCGGTGCGCGCCGCGCTCGGCGCCCGGCTCGTCACGGTGGCCTGCGTCGCGCTGATCGCCGTCGGCGTCGGCCTGGCCGCGCGCAATCTCGGTTCGGAATTCCTGCCCAAGCTCGAGGAGGGCAATCTCTGGGTCCGCGCCACCATGCCGGCGACGATCTCGCTCAGGGAGAGCAACGGCTACGTCAACGAGATGCGCAAGATCATCGCTCAGATTCCGGAGGTCGAGCGCGTGGTCTCGCAGCACGGGCGCCCGGACGACGGCACCGACGCGGCGGGCTTCTTCAACGCCGAGTTCTTCGCGCCGATGAAGCCGCTCGACCAGTGGCGCCCCGGCATGGACAAGGAGGCGCTCACCGAAGAGATGCTGCACAAGCTCCAGGCGGCCTTCCCCGGCGTCGACTTCAACCTGTCGCAGTACCTTCAGGACAACGTCGCCGAGGCGGTCTCCGGCATCAAGGGCGAGAACTCGTTCAAGATCTTCGGGCCCGACCTGCAGACCCTCACCGACACGGCCAAGCAGGTGCAGCGGGTTCTCGCGACGATCCACGGCGTCGAGGATCTGGCGGTGTTCCAGTCGCTCGGCCAGCCGACGATCGAGATCGACGTGGACCGGGTCCGCGCCGCCCGCTACGGCCTGACGCCCGGCGACATCAACACCACGGTGCGCACCGCCATCGGCGGCGACTCGGCCGGCGACCTCTACGATCCCGGCTCCGAGCGGCACTACCCGATCATGGTGCGGCTGCAGCCGCAGTTCCGCCAGAGCATCGAGGCGATCGCCAACCTGCGCATCGCCGGCCAGAGCCCGGCCAACGGCGCGCCGGTGCAGTTCCCCCTGAGCGCAGTGGCGCGGGTCGAGCTCGTCTCCGGCCCGGCCTACATCTACCGCGAGGCCCAGGAGCGCTACCTGCCGGTGAAGTTCTCGGTGCGCGGGCGCGATCTCGGCAGCACCATCGAGGAGGCGCGCACGCGCGTGGCCAACGAGGTGAAGCTGCCGCCGGGCTACCGGCTGGAGCTGGTGGGCGAGTTCAACAACATGAAGGGCGCGATCGCCCGCCTCTCCGTGACCGTGCCGATCGCGATCGGCATCATCGCCATCCTGCTGTTCATGAATTTCTCGTCCGTGGTCGACTCGGCTCTGGCGCTCAGCGTGATCCCGATGGCGATGGCCGGCGGCATCCTGGCGCTGTCGCTCACCGGCACCTCGTTCAGCGTCTCGGCGGCGATCGGCTTCATCGCGCTGCTCGGCATCGCCGTGATGGACGGCATCATCGTGCTCTCCTCCTACAACGGCCTGCTGGCCGCGGGCGTCGAGCGCGTCCCGGCGATGCTGCGCACCTGCTACACGCAGATGCGCCCGGTGGTGATGACCTGCGTGGTGGCCGGCGTCGGCCTGCTGCCTGCGGCCTTCTCCACCGGCGTCGGCTCGCAGGTGCAGAAGCCTCTGGCGCTGGTGGTGGTGGGCGGCATGGCGCTGGCGCCCCTGCTGATCCTGCTGGTGCTGCCGGTGCTGATCCTGACCTTCTCGCGCCGAAAGCCCGCCGTGCATTCGGAAGCCTCGGACCGGGTCGCGGCGGCGCAGGCACATTCGCCCGCCGGGGCGCATTGA
- a CDS encoding efflux RND transporter periplasmic adaptor subunit: MGGAHEENLTPRTMRLRTQLLVACVLGAGAAAAVWYGRPKEVDAAVPTPAAVSAAAPGTGPGRFVLTDSQLATVTTVPVEQRLFYEDIATEGKISVDEYRATPVFSPYAGRVITIFARSGEQVKQGDKLFSLQANEMVQAQNDFLAALNVLNKSRSQLSYATNTEKRLHDLYDSRVTTLKELQTAQNDLATAQNDAKTAEVGLEAVRNRLRILGLADDDMKALQTKGAINPETTIYAPLSGTVIQRKIGPGQYINTGGSDPSYVIGDLGRVWIVAQLRETDAAKVDLGERIRFRTLAYPNQNFESRINYIGASVDPATRRIIVRAEVDNPKGLLKPEMYASVHIINERETVSRAVPRQAVIFEGDKARVWVLGAGNAVESRPVKTGFLDGNNIEITDGLSVGERVISKGALFIDGMTEQPG, translated from the coding sequence ATGGGCGGGGCGCACGAGGAAAACCTGACGCCGCGGACGATGCGGCTGCGGACGCAGCTGCTCGTCGCCTGCGTGCTGGGGGCGGGAGCGGCCGCGGCCGTATGGTACGGGCGGCCCAAGGAGGTCGATGCCGCGGTGCCGACGCCGGCCGCAGTGAGCGCCGCGGCGCCGGGCACGGGACCGGGGCGCTTCGTGCTCACCGACAGCCAGCTGGCCACCGTGACCACCGTGCCGGTCGAGCAGCGCCTGTTCTACGAGGACATCGCCACCGAGGGGAAGATCAGCGTCGACGAGTACCGCGCGACGCCCGTGTTCTCACCCTATGCGGGCCGGGTCATCACCATCTTCGCCCGCTCCGGCGAACAGGTGAAGCAGGGCGACAAGCTGTTCTCGCTCCAGGCCAACGAGATGGTCCAGGCGCAGAACGACTTCCTGGCGGCGCTGAACGTGCTCAACAAGTCGCGCTCGCAGCTCTCCTACGCCACCAACACCGAGAAGCGCCTGCACGATCTCTACGATTCCCGCGTCACCACGCTGAAGGAATTGCAGACGGCGCAGAACGACCTCGCCACCGCGCAGAACGATGCCAAGACGGCGGAGGTCGGCCTCGAGGCGGTGCGCAACCGTCTGCGGATCCTCGGGCTTGCGGACGACGACATGAAGGCCCTCCAGACCAAGGGCGCGATCAACCCCGAAACGACGATCTACGCGCCGCTCTCCGGCACCGTGATCCAGCGCAAGATCGGCCCGGGCCAGTACATCAACACCGGCGGCTCCGACCCCTCCTACGTCATCGGCGATCTCGGCCGGGTCTGGATCGTCGCGCAGCTGCGCGAGACCGATGCGGCCAAGGTCGACCTCGGTGAGCGCATCCGCTTCAGAACCCTCGCCTATCCGAACCAGAACTTCGAGAGCCGGATCAACTATATCGGCGCCTCGGTCGATCCCGCTACCCGCCGCATCATCGTGCGGGCCGAGGTCGACAATCCCAAGGGCCTGCTGAAGCCCGAGATGTATGCCAGCGTCCACATCATCAACGAGCGCGAGACCGTCTCCCGCGCCGTGCCGCGGCAGGCGGTGATCTTCGAGGGCGACAAGGCGCGGGTCTGGGTGCTCGGCGCCGGCAATGCCGTGGAGAGCCGCCCGGTCAAGACCGGCTTCCTCGACGGCAACAACATCGAGATCACGGACGGTCTCTCCGTCGGCGAGCGGGTGATCTCCAAGGGCGCCCTGTTCATCGACGGCATGACCGAGCAGCCGGGCTGA
- the pfkB gene encoding 1-phosphofructokinase encodes MRLVTLTLNPAIDQTVTLDALTPGSVHRARSVWSDAGGKGVNVACCLADWGLSIAATGVLGQDNAAPFAQLLAAKGIDDRFVWIPGETRTNLKLLDAGSGETTDINLPGLEFGPSTVEAVRAVLNDLTAPGSLAVLAGSLPRSAPADTYARLTAELKRRGARVVLDASGPPLAAALAAGRDSLPDAIKPNRHELEEWAGRPLPTIPDVLAAAGELQRGGIPLVCVSLGAEGALFVSSEGALRALPPPTRVASTVGAGDALVAGLVAGLHDRLALPDLARRALAFAAGKLSRTGANLPPRAEVEALAAEIQLERLG; translated from the coding sequence ATGCGCCTCGTCACCCTCACCCTCAACCCGGCGATCGACCAGACCGTCACCCTCGACGCGCTGACCCCCGGCAGCGTCCACCGCGCCCGCTCGGTCTGGTCGGATGCCGGCGGCAAGGGCGTCAACGTCGCCTGCTGCCTGGCCGATTGGGGGCTGTCGATCGCCGCCACCGGCGTGCTCGGCCAGGACAACGCGGCGCCCTTCGCGCAGCTCCTCGCGGCCAAGGGGATCGACGACCGCTTCGTCTGGATCCCCGGCGAGACGCGCACCAACCTCAAGCTCCTCGATGCGGGCAGCGGCGAGACCACCGACATCAACCTGCCGGGGCTCGAATTCGGCCCCTCCACCGTCGAGGCGGTGCGCGCGGTGCTGAACGATCTCACCGCCCCCGGCAGCCTCGCGGTGCTCGCCGGCAGCCTGCCGCGCTCGGCGCCCGCCGACACCTATGCCCGGCTCACCGCCGAGCTGAAGCGGCGCGGCGCCCGCGTCGTCCTCGACGCCTCCGGGCCGCCGCTCGCCGCCGCCCTCGCGGCCGGGCGCGACAGCCTGCCCGACGCGATCAAGCCGAACCGGCATGAGCTGGAGGAATGGGCCGGGCGCCCGCTTCCCACGATTCCCGATGTGCTGGCAGCGGCGGGAGAGCTCCAGCGCGGCGGAATCCCCCTGGTCTGCGTCTCGCTCGGGGCCGAGGGCGCCCTGTTCGTCTCGTCGGAGGGCGCGCTGCGTGCGCTGCCGCCGCCGACGCGGGTGGCGAGCACGGTCGGCGCGGGCGATGCCCTCGTCGCCGGCCTCGTCGCCGGGCTGCACGATCGCCTGGCCCTGCCCGATCTCGCCCGCCGGGCGCTGGCCTTCGCCGCGGGCAAGCTCAGCCGCACGGGAGCGAACCTGCCGCCGCGGGCGGAGGTGGAGGCGCTCGCCGCCGAGATTCAGCTCGAGCGACTCGGCTGA
- a CDS encoding LacI family DNA-binding transcriptional regulator, whose product MSVGIRDVARVAGVSTATVSRALGRGPVSDAVREQVEAAVRATGYRPNLSARRLRSKAAQTIGLIVADIRNPFFTAVSRAVEDAAYAAGMRVILCNTDEDPAREAMYLRLMEEERVTGVIFAPTKVTADGLRADSLSFPTVFIDRSGLPGAHDSVVLDNASAAASLVDHLVAQGFKRIGGLFGSTSSTARERQAGYAAAMARYDLVPLARSVAPNAIAAETEAARWLSQPDRPEALILSNGLMLMGAVRAARTLSLAVPKDLALAGFDNEPWTDLVEPGLTVIEQPVAEIGTQAMRLLFERIEHPAQPVRKVTLSGRTVLRGSTRRG is encoded by the coding sequence ATGAGCGTCGGAATCCGCGACGTGGCCCGCGTGGCGGGGGTCTCGACGGCGACGGTGTCGCGGGCGCTCGGGCGCGGGCCGGTGAGCGATGCCGTGCGCGAGCAGGTCGAGGCGGCGGTGCGCGCCACCGGCTACCGGCCGAACCTCTCGGCCCGGCGCCTGCGCTCGAAGGCGGCGCAGACCATCGGCCTGATCGTGGCCGATATCCGCAACCCGTTCTTCACGGCGGTGAGCCGGGCGGTGGAGGATGCCGCCTACGCCGCCGGGATGCGGGTGATCCTGTGCAACACCGACGAGGATCCGGCCCGCGAGGCAATGTATCTCCGTCTGATGGAGGAGGAGCGCGTCACCGGGGTGATCTTCGCCCCCACCAAGGTGACGGCGGACGGGCTTAGGGCCGACAGCCTGTCCTTTCCGACGGTGTTCATCGACCGCTCGGGGCTGCCCGGCGCCCATGACAGCGTGGTACTCGACAATGCCTCCGCTGCCGCGTCCCTGGTCGATCACCTCGTTGCCCAAGGCTTCAAGCGGATCGGCGGCCTGTTCGGCTCCACCAGTTCGACCGCGCGGGAGCGTCAGGCCGGCTACGCGGCGGCCATGGCCCGCTACGACCTCGTACCGCTCGCCCGCTCCGTGGCACCGAACGCGATCGCGGCGGAAACGGAAGCCGCGCGCTGGCTGTCACAGCCCGACCGGCCCGAGGCGCTGATCCTCTCGAACGGCCTGATGCTGATGGGGGCGGTGCGGGCGGCGCGCACCCTGTCGCTCGCCGTGCCGAAGGATCTCGCGCTCGCGGGGTTCGACAACGAGCCCTGGACCGATCTGGTCGAGCCCGGCCTCACGGTGATCGAGCAGCCGGTGGCCGAGATCGGCACCCAGGCGATGCGCCTGCTGTTCGAGCGGATCGAGCATCCGGCCCAGCCGGTGCGCAAGGTGACGCTCAGCGGGCGGACGGTGCTGCGGGGCTCGACGCGGCGGGGGTGA
- a CDS encoding BrnA antitoxin family protein, which produces MARKASVMADDDAPELTEAQLAEMRPAREVLNPQQFEAVTSVRRGRPKVQTPKVPVTIRLDADVVETYKATGDGWQTRMNECLSRGAQELRAAPRARSSDAGKESSPKARFGGKTKAG; this is translated from the coding sequence ATGGCTCGCAAGGCATCCGTGATGGCGGACGACGATGCACCCGAGCTGACCGAAGCGCAGCTTGCCGAGATGCGCCCGGCCCGCGAGGTTCTGAACCCGCAGCAATTCGAGGCGGTCACGTCCGTGCGGCGCGGGCGCCCGAAGGTGCAGACGCCCAAGGTACCGGTGACGATCCGCCTCGATGCCGATGTGGTCGAGACCTACAAGGCCACGGGCGACGGCTGGCAGACCCGCATGAACGAGTGCCTGAGCCGAGGTGCGCAGGAGCTTCGCGCGGCGCCGAGGGCTCGGTCGAGCGACGCCGGCAAGGAATCGAGCCCGAAAGCTCGGTTTGGCGGCAAGACGAAAGCCGGTTAG